In Penaeus monodon isolate SGIC_2016 chromosome 15, NSTDA_Pmon_1, whole genome shotgun sequence, a genomic segment contains:
- the LOC119582100 gene encoding uncharacterized protein LOC119582100, translating to MLLWMVAAMVVVNQIPEATMATARNDFVSTVQKHGWYYYMLSGYAMNTTGEYNSTIAPSMCVCRSRCDVNPSCRAVSMIPLAAGDSSGQTECRTSTYPEILSEKGNRPWLEATEGAFHILRTDAGDQKLPQYNDGLYYNRPASEKTWDAAGCPLAVARTADQLEILKMELEQFPPSAGAMMYVGLRRDANGSPVWDFGSHTEPYTLDSGLIEDSLPSSDPAVYYLQKDAVSAEYKFVASDGSTPRRVLCQRNHLNIIF from the exons ATGCTGTTGTGGATGGTAGCTGCAATGGTAGTCGTAAATCAGATACCTGAGGCCACCATGGCGACGGCTCGGAATGATTTTGTGAGTACCGTGCAGAAACACGGATGGTATTACTACATGCTCTCCGGCTACGCCATGAACACTACGGGGGAATACAACAGCACCATCGCTCCGTCCatgt GTGTGTGCCGCAGTCGGTGCGACGTGAACCCCTCCTGTCGCGCTGTGTCCATGATACCGCTTGCGGCCGGCGACTCCAGCGGCCAGACGGAATGCCGCACCTCCACGTACCCGGAGATCCTGAGCGAGAAAGGGAATCGCCCTTGGCTGGAGGCGACCGAGGGCGCCTTCCACATCCTGAGAACTG ATGCCGGAGACCAGAAACTGCCGCAGTATAACGACGGTCTGTACTACAACAGACCCGCATCGGAGAAGACCTGGGATGCGGCAGGCTGTCCGCTTGCGGTGGCCAGGACGGCGGACCAGCTGGAGATCTTGAAGATGGAGTTGGAGCAGTTTCCGC CCTCAGCTGGTGCGATGATGTACGTGGGCCTCCGAAGAGACGCAAACGGGTCTCCGGTCTGGGACTTCGGAAGTCACACTGAGCCGTACACCCTGGACAGTGGCCTGATAGAGGACAGTCTGCCTTCGTCCGATCCTGCGGTGTACTACCTGCAGAAGGACGCTGTTTCAGCAGAGTACAAGTTCGTGGCTTCTGATGGCAGTACACCTCGCCGCGTGTTGTGCCAGAGGAACCACCTGAATATCATATTTTGA
- the LOC119581618 gene encoding carbohydrate sulfotransferase 11-like, translating to MKEIPENELEQNPTPIIEEELPPNPFLISEDQVNEVRRVQAERLALLARECSKEPRPSSDVYERILAQLARRFEIVDKYRVSNCMVLKAGFTAWNALLAYVLGRQDLIDGHQTYMMSRVLKGSSAKFSSINSSPDFMKFVVAREPLSRLLSAYRDRIDAAYETGAANRFIPLILTLTRGMGYQQTYDNGTKVMPTFEEFLRYIASVAPESHDPHWRPISLQCGACYVNFTLIAHAETLNEDLGYILRETGMEKDADYTILLYNSHKGRGNTSDLLENYYRTVSPQLMRTILAIYRKDFTMFGYDPSDFLKKMYPDGSVVWNPEV from the exons ATGAAGGAAATCCCCGAAAACGAATTGGAACAAAATCCTACTCCTATTATTGAGGAAGAATTGCCACCTAATCCTTTCCTTATTAGCGAGGATCAGGTTAACGAAGTGAGG CGCGTTCAAGCAGAGCGATTAGCCTTGTTAGCGAGAGAATGTAGCAAGGAACCGCGGCCAAGTAGCGATGTGTACGAGCGAATTCTTGCTCAGTTGGCCAGAAG GTTCGAAATCGTGGACAAATACCGTGTGTCGAACTGCATGGTCCTCAAAGCAGGATTCACGGCGTGGAATGCTCTCTTAGCCTACGTCCTCGGCAGACAAGATCTCATCGACGGTCATCAAACTTACAT GATGAGCCGAGTCCTGAAAGGCAGCAGTGCGAAATTCTCATCGATAAACAGCTCTCCGGATTTCATGAAGTTCGTCGTAGCGAGGGAACCTCTGTCGCGCCTTCTGTCGGCCTACAGGGACAGGATCGATGCAGCGTACGAGACGGGGGCTGCCAATCGCTTTATTCCGCTGATTTTGACCCTCacgagggggatggg GTACCAACAAACCTACGACAACGGCACCAAGGTCATGCCTACCTTCGAGGAATTTCTAAGGTACATCGCCTCCGTGGCCCCCGAATCGCACGACCCTCACTGGAGACCAATATCCCTGCAGTGTGGTGCCTGTTACGTCAACTTCACACTCATAGCCCACGCCGAAACCCTCAATGAAGACTTAGGCTACATCCTCAG AGAGACGGGGATGGAGAAAGACGCCGACTACACCATACTCCTGTACAATTCTCACAAGGGCAGAGGCAACACGAGCGACCTTCTGGAGAACTATTACCGCACCGTCAGTCCTCAACTTATGCGGACGATCCTTGCGATCTACAGGAAGGATTTTACAATGTTTGGTTACGATCCCTCGGATTTCCTGAAGAAGATGTACCCAGACGGCAGCGTGGTGTGGAACCCTGAAGTCTGA